The following coding sequences lie in one Lelliottia jeotgali genomic window:
- a CDS encoding Alkaline phosphatase isozyme conversion protein precursor: MFCAMRHRIAALAFGVCCILPAQATPHPLGDIASTQARHIATLFPGRMTGTPAEMLSADYLRQQFADMGYQSDIRAFHSRYIYTSRNKSKNWHNVTGSTVIAAHEGKSAQQIIIMAHLDTFAPMSDADTDNNLGGLTLQGIDDNAAGLGVMLELAERMKDIPTKYGIRFVATSGEEEGMLGAENLLNRMSAAEKKNTLLVINLDNLIVGDKLYFNSGKSTPNSVRKLTRDRALAIARSHGILAAINPGRNPDYPKGTGCCSDGEVFDKAGIPVLFVEATNWNLGDKNGYQQRAKSKAFPDGTSWHDVRLDNQQHIDHALPQRIEHRSRDVVKVMLPLVKELAKAGKA; the protein is encoded by the coding sequence TCCTCCCGGCACAGGCAACTCCTCACCCGTTGGGTGACATCGCATCAACTCAGGCGCGCCATATTGCCACACTGTTTCCAGGACGAATGACCGGTACGCCCGCAGAAATGCTCTCCGCCGATTATCTGCGCCAGCAGTTTGCAGATATGGGCTACCAGAGCGATATTCGCGCTTTTCACAGCCGCTACATTTATACCTCGCGCAATAAAAGTAAAAACTGGCACAACGTGACTGGAAGTACGGTTATTGCGGCGCACGAAGGCAAATCAGCGCAGCAGATTATTATCATGGCGCATCTCGATACCTTCGCACCGATGAGCGATGCGGATACCGACAATAATCTTGGCGGTTTAACGCTTCAGGGTATTGATGACAATGCGGCAGGTCTCGGTGTGATGCTAGAACTGGCAGAGCGCATGAAGGATATCCCAACGAAATACGGTATTCGTTTTGTCGCCACCAGCGGCGAAGAAGAAGGCATGCTCGGCGCGGAAAATCTGCTTAATCGCATGAGCGCGGCGGAAAAGAAAAATACCCTGCTGGTGATTAACCTCGATAACCTGATCGTCGGCGATAAACTCTATTTCAACAGCGGCAAATCCACGCCTAACTCGGTGCGCAAACTGACGCGCGACCGTGCGCTGGCCATTGCACGCAGCCACGGCATTCTGGCGGCAATCAATCCAGGTCGTAACCCCGACTATCCGAAGGGCACCGGCTGCTGTAGCGATGGCGAAGTGTTTGATAAGGCGGGTATCCCGGTGCTGTTCGTTGAAGCCACGAACTGGAACTTAGGCGACAAAAACGGCTACCAGCAGCGTGCCAAATCGAAAGCCTTCCCGGATGGCACCAGCTGGCACGATGTCAGGCTGGATAACCAGCAGCATATCGATCACGCGTTGCCGCAGCGTATTGAACACCGCAGCCGTGACGTAGTGAAAGTGATGCTACCGCTGGTGAAGGAACTGGCGAAAGCGGGGAAAGCCTGA
- a CDS encoding HokE protein: MLTKYALVAIIVLCITALGFTLMVRDSLCELNIRERGMEFKAVLACEPKK; encoded by the coding sequence ATGCTGACTAAATACGCCCTGGTGGCAATCATCGTGCTGTGTATTACGGCATTAGGATTTACGTTAATGGTTCGCGACTCACTCTGTGAGTTGAATATCAGAGAACGTGGTATGGAGTTCAAGGCTGTTCTTGCTTGCGAACCGAAGAAGTAG
- a CDS encoding Phosphoadenylyl-sulfate reductase (thioredoxin), whose translation MSRLDLNALNDLPKVERILALAETNAQLEKLDAQGRVAWALENLPGDYVLSSSFGIQAAVSLHLVNQIRPDIRVILTDTGYLFPETYQFIDELTDKLKLNLKVYRAEQSAAWQEARYGKLWEQGVEGIEKYNEINKVEPMNRALSELNAKTWFAGLRREQSGSRASLPVLGIQRGVFKVLPIIDWDNRTVYQYLQQHGLKYHPLWDQGYLSVGDTHTTRKWEPGMAEEETRFFGLKRECGLHEG comes from the coding sequence ATGTCCAGACTCGATCTAAACGCCCTAAACGATCTGCCTAAAGTCGAACGCATTCTCGCTCTGGCAGAAACCAACGCCCAGCTTGAGAAACTCGATGCGCAGGGCCGCGTCGCGTGGGCGCTGGAAAACCTGCCGGGCGACTATGTGCTCTCGTCGAGCTTTGGCATTCAGGCGGCAGTGAGCCTGCATCTGGTGAATCAGATCCGCCCGGACATTCGGGTGATCCTCACGGATACCGGCTACCTGTTCCCGGAAACCTACCAGTTCATCGATGAGCTGACGGACAAACTCAAGCTGAACCTCAAGGTCTATCGCGCAGAGCAAAGCGCGGCGTGGCAAGAAGCCCGCTACGGCAAGCTGTGGGAGCAGGGCGTCGAGGGTATTGAGAAATACAATGAGATCAACAAAGTCGAACCGATGAACCGGGCGCTGAGTGAGCTGAACGCCAAAACCTGGTTTGCTGGCCTCAGGCGCGAACAGTCTGGCAGCCGTGCCAGTCTGCCGGTATTAGGTATCCAGCGCGGGGTATTTAAAGTCTTGCCGATTATCGACTGGGACAACCGAACGGTTTATCAGTATCTGCAACAGCATGGGCTGAAATACCATCCGCTGTGGGATCAGGGCTATTTGTCGGTGGGGGACACCCATACCACCCGCAAATGGGAGCCGGGCATGGCGGAAGAAGAGACGCGATTCTTTGGGCTTAAGCGCGAGTGTGGGTTGCACGAAGGATAG